The following are from one region of the Littorina saxatilis isolate snail1 linkage group LG2, US_GU_Lsax_2.0, whole genome shotgun sequence genome:
- the LOC138958983 gene encoding uncharacterized protein — protein MSGYCPHKCAAYPCRNKALCELNENYEPICNCGDLYEGAFCEVKKEQEQGLTTGETVGVGLAGFAVAALLLSCCVYIVFFRRNKGVKYTYYEDEGSQDNLTDPTSIANYYIDRPIISATPIPVFNSHEGFDA, from the exons ATGTCTGGCTACTGCCCGCACAAGTGTGCGGCCTATCCGTGTCGCAACAAAGCCCTTTGCGAGCTCAACGAAAACTACGAGCCAATCTGCAA TTGTGGTGACCTTTACGAGGGCGCTTTCTGCGAGGTAAAGAAGGAGCAAGAGCAGGGGTTGACGACAGGGGAGACTGTCGGCGTCGGCCTTGCTGGTTTCGCTGTGGCTGCTCTTCTTCTCAGCTGTTGTGTTTACATCGTTTTCTTCAGGCGAAACAA GGGTGTCAAGTATACTTACTACGAAGACGAAGGCTCTCAAGACAATCTTACAGATCCTACCAGTATAGCAAATTAT TACATCGACAGACCGATCATTTCTGCAACTCCTATTCCTGTTTTCAACTCACATGAGGGTTTCGACGCATGA